The genomic interval CGCTATGATCGTCACTACCGATAAGCACTCAAAGTTCAAATCAGAGGTAGCGCCACCCATCGCTACCTTTTTCTTAAAATTGCGATCCGCTTTCCATCCGTTTTAACAACGTCCAATCCACATTTTTTAGCTAAAACATCAAGCGTATGCGGCGTGTAAAATGTAATATGCGTAGGATCTCTTCGGTACCACCATGTTAAAAAAGAGGCTTCGTCATTAGTATGAAACAGTGTCATCAGTGCGATCATTCCCTCTGGTTTAAGATGCTGATTTAAAAGACTGAGTGTTGCCACAGGATCTTCTAAATGTTCAAAAACTTCAGTGGAAGTGATGAAGTCATAGGATTGATTTTCAAAGCATTTGATCGGTTGATAAAACTTATCGTAATGATCAACATTCACGCCTCGTTGACGAAGAAGTTCCGCTAAAACAGGCGTTGGGCCAGATCCAAAGTCGAGCCCTTTTTCTTTACATGTAAGATCATTCCAAAAGAAATCCAAAAAATCCTCAAACATTTTCACATAGCCTGCATTTTCCAACGAGTTGTGATGGTTGTCGTAGAGGCTATTCTCTTTTTCTAATGAGAGCTGATATCGAGGATCAAGCATGATGCACTGGCAGTTTGGGCAGATGTAAAACTGTTTATGAAGGTCTGGATCGTCAAACACTTTTGTATCAAAATCACAAATTTTACAGTTCATTTTTTAACTCTCTTTCATTTTTTCCGAAAAAAATATTTAAGTAAATATTTTTTTACTATTTAAGCGTTTTTATAAAAAATAGTTGATATTATATCGCTAAAATAAGATGAAAGCTAAAAAAAGATGCGCAAATTCGTAGGAGTTATCCTTGTCGTGTTAACGCTACTGCTTCCGTACTACTTCTCAAACACAAAATTTGAAGGCAATGTCATTCGTTTGGGAATGAGCGGTCCTTTTAGCGGAGGGCTCAATAGCGTTGGCAATCAGTTTCTCTTAGGCGCTGAAATTTATCTGCAAAACCTCAATGATCAAGGGGGCATTTACGGTCGAAAAATAGAGATCGTTGCCAAAGATGACCGTTATGAGCCTAAAATTGCGATTGAAAATGTTCATGAACTGATTGAAAAAGAGAAGGTGTTTGCGCTCTTTGGCATTATCGGAACCCCTGTAATAGAAGAAGTTTTTCCTATCGCCATTGAAAAACGCATTCCTTTTGTGGGTGCTTATTCGGGTGCCGAATTTTTACGCAATCCTCCCAATCCCATTGTCCTCAATGCAAGAGCGGGTGATCTTGATGAAATCGAAAAATTGGTGCAACATTATGCGGATGATTTGAAATACAAGCGTTTTGCCCTTTTTTATCAAAACGATAGTTTTGGAAGAGCAGGGCTTAAGGGCGTCAAAACGGCTCTGTCCAAACGTAACTTAGTGCTTGTTGGCGAAGGAAGCTACAAACGCAATACGCTCTCTGTAGGAAATGCGCTGTATGAAATCGAACTGTGCAACCCTGAAGTGATTTTGATGATAGGCTCAACCAATCCTACGGCAGAGTTTATCAAGCGAGCACGTAAGAGTACAAAAATACGCCAAGAGGTACAGTTTGGGCTCTTTTCATTTGTTGAACCCAAACCTTTGATCGATCTTTTGCATGGTCAGGGCAAAGGCATTACGTTTGCGCAAGTGGTGCCTTCTCCTTGGACCTCAGAGGTTGATGAGGTGGAAAATTACCGTCTGTTGATGCGCACCTATTATCCCAAAGAAGCACTGGGGCATGTCTCATTGGAAGGTTATTTTGCTGCGCGTATGATCACGGAAGTGTTTAAAAGTTTAGGTCGTGATTTTACGAAAGAGGAATTTATCAAAGCGCTGGGAAACTTTTCTAAAACACTTGATGAGACCGCTGTCTCTAAAAATAGGGATGAACGTTGTAAATGTTTGCACCGCGTGCATTTAAGTGAATATGTCGATGACGACTTTTACTCCGTAGGAAAAAGTGATGAACAATAACCCTTTAAGTGATTTTATGGGTAGCATCGATGAGATGACCATCGCGAAAAAAACAACGCTTCTTTTTCTCATCATGGTGGTTGGAATGCTTTTTATTGGGAGTTTTGCCCATCTGAGCATTAACCGCATTAAAGACAATTTCGATATTTTGTATACCAAACGTATGCTCCCAACCATTCGTCTTGAAAACCTAAAAGACATCTACACGGTCAATATCTTAGACACGATTCGTGACATCGAAAAAGGTTCCATCAGTGCCCATGAAGGACAAGTCGTGATCGCTCTTGCACAAGAGCTGATCAAGATAGAGTTGCAAGAGTATAAAAACAGTTTAGGGATTGACGAGAGTGATTGGTTGATCAAGTTAGCGCGTTCGTGGGGATTGATAAATACCACGAGTAAATCTTTTTTTAAAACCAAGGAAGATGATGTTTTAACCTTCAAGATAGAACAAAAAATTCACACCATTGATGGCATTTTGCTTAAAATGTTTAGCTATTTTGAAACCAAACAAGCGCTCAAAGCGATTGACACGCTCCAAAATGAGCTCTATCCCAGTGTTTATTCTATCAACATTGATCTTACGGGGCTGATTAACCTCAATTTGGATGGTGCAAAAGAGGGCTATGCGCGCACAACAAAAGTGTATGACAATACGTTTGAGTGGATCGTTGTAGCAACGCTGGGTACAATTGCATTTGCCGCACTTTTGGCAATTGTGTTATTGCAAAATATTCGTTTACTTCACGCCAGACTGGCAAAAATGGTCGATGCCAAAACCAAAGAGTTACAGCAACTGAACCGCGATCTTGAGCTTAAAGTGCAGCATGAAGTCGAGCAGAGCCGTCAAAAAGATCAGATCATGTTTCGTCAATCAAGACTCGCTTCAATGGGTGAGATGATCGGCAATATTGCCCATCAGTGGCGTCAACCCCTCAATGCCATTGTGCTTATTATTCAAAGTTTTCAGATGAAACGCATGGCAGGATTAGCGCTGAGTGATGAATTTATCGACAAGCAGGTCAATGAAGGTCTTCAACTTGCTTCATTGATGTCGCATACGATTGATGATTTTCGTAACTTCTTCAAACCCAACCACAGTGAAGAGAAATTTAGCGTTAAAGAGACCGTGTTGTATAGCCTTAAATTGGTGCAAGAGTATTACGCCAAATCGGGGATTGAGATCTTTTTAAATTGCAATCATGATGTGCAGATTTGTGGTTATCCCAATGAATTTTCCCAAGTGATAATGAACCTCTTCTCCAATGCCAAAGACGCCCTTGAAGAGCGCGGTGTGGAAGAGAAGTTGATTGAAGTTGTGGTAACAAAAGAGGCGAGTAATGCGGTTATTAGCGTGATCGATAATGGAGGTGGCATCAGCGATGAGGTGCAAGATAGGATGTTTGAGCCCTATTTTACGACCAAACACAAAGCTTCAGGCACAGGAATTGGACTTTACATGTCAAAACAGATTATTGAAAAACAGATGCAAGGAAGTATGAGTAGCACGAATATCACGTATGTTTTTCAAAATGGCAAACGCTATGAGAAATGTGCTGTTATGACAATTTTAGTACCACTTGAAAAAAAGGAGGAATAATAAGATGGATTTTAATGGGTTAAAAGACTGCGTCGTATTATACGTCGAAGATGAAAAATCAGTTCAGATGCAAACACAGATGATTTTGAAAGATTTTGTGAAAGAGGTGTATCTTGCTTCAAATGGCGAAGAGGGGCTGAAAATTGCACTTGAAAAAGAGGTTGATATTATCGTGACCGATATTTTAATGCCGGGAATGAATGGCATTGAGATGCTTAAAAAGCTCAAAAAAGAGTACAACCGTGACATTCCTGTCATCATTACAACAGCGTTCACTGAGACAGAGTATCTTATTGAGGCGATCATGCTGAAGGTGGATGGGTTTATAATGAAACCGATTAACGTCAAAGATTTGATTAGCAATATTTACACTACGATGCTTCCAAAACTTCATAGCAAAGAGATCCAAGGGTGCTCATTTATTATTGAAGGGCTTGCCGCGCTCATCGGTGGTAAAAAAATTGAAATTTTAAAATACATCATCAACCATCTCGATGAAAACAAGATCTTTAATGGCTCCTACCAAGATATTATTGACAACATTGGTGTGAGTAAACCAACCGTGGTGCATATGTTTCAACAGCTCATTAAAGTTGGTATATTAGAGAAAGTGAAAAATAAAATGTATCGATTCCGCAATACAAAACTTATTGGAGATCAGTAAATGAAAAAAGTGATTTTTGTTCTATTTTTAGGGCTTTGGAGCGCACTTCTTGCCAAAGAGGTGGTGTTTGAAACAACGCAAGGAACCATTATTTTTGCTCTCAAACCAGACGTTGCACCTAAAGCGTGCGAGAATTTTGAGGGATTGGTGAAAAAAGGGTACTACGATGGCATTAGCTTTCACCGTATTATCAAAAATTTTATGATTCAAGGTGGAGATCCTACAGGAACAGGTCGTGGTGGCGAATCGTTGAATGGAGCGCCATTTGAAGATGAGTTTAAACCCAACGTGACATTTACAAAAGCAGGGATTTTAGCGATGGCAAATGCAGGTCGAAATACCAATGGAAGCCAGTTTTTTATCACCACGGTTCCAACTCCGCACCTCAATGGCAGACATACTATTTTTGGTGAAGTCGTGGAAGGAATGGATGTTGTTCGCAAGCTTGAAAATGTTGCGACCGATGGTAGAGATAAGCCCATGCAACCACAAAAAATTCTCAAAGCATATTTAAAATAATTTAAGGTAAAATAGACCCAATTTGAAACATTAGAGGAGAAAAATCATGAAAAAAATCGAAGCGATTATTAAACCTTTTAAACTTGAAGAGGTCAAAGATGCCCTTGCAGGTGTTGAGATCACAGGTATGACCGTGCATGAAGTCAAAGGCTATGGCAGACAACAAGGACACTCTGAGCTTTACCGTGGTGCTGAGTATGTGGTTGATTTTTTACCAAAAATTAGACTTGACATCGTTGTAGCTGATGAAAATGTAAACAAAGTGATTGCAACCATCACAGAAGCCGCAAAGACTGGTAAAATAGGCGATGGTAAGATATTTGTGAGTAATATTGAGCGTGTTATCCGCATTCGTACCGGTGAAGAAAACGAAGACGCTATCTAGAAACTAACAAAAGGTGATTAAATTTTAATCACCTGCCATCCTCCCTTTTTTGTACAATCCTCCATTACATTTTAGTTCACACAAAGGTTACATGTAATGGATGTATCTTCAATTCACTATGTCATTGACACCTTCTTTCTTCTTTTTGCGGCTGTCTTAATTCTTTTGATGGTTCCAGGTTTTGCCATGCTTGAAGCAGGGCTGGTTCGTAGTAAAAATGCCTCAGCCGTTTTGACAGGCAATGTGATGCTCTACGCGATTACGTCGTTTGTTTTTCTGCTGTGGGGTTATAATCTCATGTTTGGTGGCAGCGGCTTTTTTTTAAACGGTGTCGCCGTTGAGGGTTACAGTGCGTATGCGTATTTTCTCTTTCAGATGGCATTTGTAAGTAAAACGGTTTCTATTATGAGTGGTGGTGTGAGCGAGCGTATTCGCATTGTTCCTTTTATGATTTTTGCCGTTCTTATGAGCGGATTTATCTACCCTATGGTCGGCAATGCGATTTGGGGCGGAGGCTTTTTAAAAGAGGTGCATGATCTTGCGGGCTGTACGGTGATTCACTCTGTTGGTGGTTGGGCACTGCTAGCAGGTATTTTAGTCTTAGGTGCAAGGCGAGGGCGTTATGGTAAAGAGGGACAGGTACGTGCCATTCCTGCGTCTAACATTCCTTTGGTAACCCTTGGTGCGATGCTCCTTTGGATTGGTTGGTTTGGCTTCAATGGTGGCAGTGCTTTTACGATTTCCAGTGTTGAAAAAGCAGACTTGGTTGGACTCATTATCGTCAATACCAACACCGCTGGGCTTGCAGGAGCGATAAGTGCTGCGTTTATTATCTATTTTCAGTATAAAAAACTGGACATTACGATGATACTCAATGGTGCATTGGGCGGACTCGTCGCTATTACCGCAAGTGCCGATGTCGTTGGACTTTGGGAGCCCATTATCATCGGTGCCATTGGTGGGACATTGGTCGTTTTTGCCGTTCCTCTTTTTGATAAATTAAAAATCGATGATCCTGTAGGTGCGCTTTCTGTTCACTTGGTCAATGGCATTTGGGGCACGCTTGCAGTGGCACTCTTTGCCGATTTCTCACTGCTTACACAACTCAAAGGCATTGCATTAACAGGATTGTTTACCTTCCCAATTTCCTATATTGCGTTTGTTCTGATTAAGAAAATGATTGGTCTGCGAAGTGACGAAGAACACGAATACGTAGGGCTTGATCTCGAAGAGTGTGGCTTGGAAGCGTATCCAGAATTTGCCAAATCCAAAGTCTAAAAAATCTTTACATGTAAGGGATATCCTTACATGTAAACTCACTATCTCTTTTATTCCATCCTGAAATATTTTCAAACAATCCAAGAAGATTATGGTACGTTACATGTAAAGATTATGAGGAGTGTAACATGAACAATATCAAGCTCTTTGAAGATAAAAAAATTCGCAGTCATTATGATGAAGAGCATGAAAAATGGTTTTTTAGCGTGGTGGATGTCGTAGGCGTATTGACACAAAGTGTTGATGGTAGAAAATACTGGAATAAACTCAAACAAAGACTAAAAAAAGAAGGTAATGAAACGGTGACAAATTGTCACCAGTTGAAACTGAAAGCCGAAGATGGCAAACAAAGGCTCACGGATGTAGCCGATGCAGAACAACTTTTACGCCTTATACAGTCTATTCCCTCTCCTAAAGCAGAACCTTTTAAACTCTGGCTTGCCAAAGTGGGGTATGAGCGCATTCAAGATATGAGCGACCCATCATTAAGCGTTGATAGAGCTAGAGGCTTTTGGAAAAGTGCAGGTAGAAGCGAAAAGTGGATACAACAACGCATGATGGGACAAGAAACGCGCAATAAGTTGACTGATTATTGGCAAGAAAATGGGGTTGAGAAGCCCAATGAATTTGCTCTTTTAACAAACATCATTCATCAAGAATGGAGCGGACTGAGTGTACAAAAACACAAAGCCATCAAGGGACTTAAAACGCAAAACCTTAGAGATCACATGAGCGAAGCAGAACTCATCTTCACCGCACTCGCAGAACTCTCAACTCGGCAGATTGCCGAAGTTGAAGAGGCAAAAGGTCTGGATGACAATGCAAAAGCTGGCAAAAAAGGTGGAGGCATTGCCAAAAAAGCCCGCTTAGAGTTGGAACACACGACAGGTAAAAGTGTGGTAAGTGGCAAGAATTTTTTACCACCTAAAAAGAAGAATAATATTAAAAAGGTTTGAAGTTTAAAAGTCTCAGCTTTTTGTACCTAGAGATAGAAAGCCAAAGTTCTATTTTGCTTTTATTTTCCATAATATCCTCCATTCAAAATAAGTCTATTGATTAATGAGTTCCACACAAAACTTATATTTGTTATTGATATTCCATTTCTAACAGGGATAGCCATAACACCATCATTAAATCTAAGTAAAATATAACGTTCTATTTTGAAATTCAAAATAATATAAAGACATTGCATTATCAACGTAATTCCTACATATAAAAAAGAAAAAAGCCAAGCCCAATGCTTTTTATCTCTTTCTTTAATATCAGTAATCCATATTTCATCAGTCATCACAGAATAAGGAAAAAAACTCCAACTAACTTTTTCTATTTGAGTGTAAAAAAGTGTGTGAGTCTTTTTTTCACCTTTTTCTGTGATATATTCATAAGCAATTTGATCTTTATTAAGTGTGATAAAAAGTTTATTTTTTATCAATCCAATGAGCATTTTTCCATGCCCTAAAAAACTCCAAAATAGACCAGAAATAAAAGTTCCTAAAGCCATTTTTCGATACAGCTCATTTAATGAATCTTCTTCTACTACTAAATTAGAACTGATACCCCAAGTAAAAAGAACTATCAAAATAATTCTTAGCATTAAATCAACTCTTAACAAATAATTGTTTTGAATTTGAAGAGGCAATATTTCTTCAGGAACACCTAATGCTGAATAGTTCATTTTAACCTTTCATTTTTTTACATGTAAAGCTTACCCCATCGGGTATAAAATCTCTTTTTGCACCTTCTCACATTCGTTTAAAATTTCAGGGCTGAGTTTGAGTTCAAGCGCTTTAAAACTCTCTTCTAGCTGTGTGGCATAGCGCGCGCCGATGATGGTAGATGCTACAAAATCAAAGTGCATGCTCCACGCAATAGCGAGGGTGACAGGACTCATGCCGTATTTTTTGGCAATGTCGAGGTATTTGGCGGTTGCGCCGAGTGATTTTTCATTGACGAAGCGTTTATACATCGCTTTTTGTCTGGGTTCTTTTGCTTGAAGGTATTCGCCAAAACGACTTTTGGGGTCGATGAAGGCTTGATTGTATTTACCGCTCAAAACGCCTCCAGCCATCGGCGAGTAAGGAAGCAGTGAGACATTTTCTTTACGGCACACGTTGGAGAGTTCATCCAAAAAGCGAGGATTGAGCAGTGAAAAGTTGTTTTGGATCGACTCAAAGTGAGCGAGTTTTTCATACTGCGCAATCGTGTTGGATTTGGTCAGTCCATATGCGGTGTCATTGGATGTGCCGAGGTAGCGTACTTTTCCACTTTTGACCAGTTCATCGAGTGCGCGCATCGACTCTTCTTTGGGAACAAGCTCATCGGGCCAATGCACTTGGTAAAGGTCGATGTAGTCCGTTTTAAGACGCTTCAAACTTCCTTCTATGGCTCGTTGAATGTGAAAACGATCGATCGCAGTGAGTCCATGACGAATCGGTGGAACAAACCAACCGTTCGCTGCACCTGCCATTTTGGTTGCTAAAATAATGCTTTCACGCGGTTTCGTCGCAAGCCACTCAGAAATAATTTTCTCAGTCTCCCCTGCATAATCACCACGAGGAGGAACGGGATACAGCTCTGCGGTATCAAAAAAATTGATACCACGATCGTACGCCGTGTCGAGGATTTTAAAGGATTCGGCTTTGTCGCTCCAGCTTCCAAAACTCATCGTTCCCATACAAATAGGGGTTACTCTTAGTCCGCTTTTCCCAATGTAACGAAATTCCATAGGTATGCCTTAACATTTTTGATGGAAGTATAACATTTTGGGCTTGCTTTGATATAATTAAAACCAAAAAGGCATGCGTAATGACCCACACTCTGATTTCTCCTCTTGATATGCACCTGCATTTACGTGATGAAGCGATGCTCAAGGTGGTGGCACCTTTGAGTGCGCACAGCTTTGTGGGTGGTATCATTATGCCCAATGTTGTTCCTCCTATTACGACCATTGAAGCAGTCATTGCCTATAAAGAGCGCATTATGAGCGCCATTGGCAACAACGTGTTTGAGCCTTTGATGACACTTTTTTTTCGTTCGGATTACACGCGTGAATTTTTAGAAAAAGCGGCGTTACATGTAAAGGCGTTGAAGCTCTACCCTTCAGGCATTACGACCAATTCTGAAGGTGGTGTGGCGAGCATGGACATTGAAGTTTTGCGCCCTGTGTTAGACGCGATGAGCGATTTGGGACTGATTTTATGCGTGCACGGTGAGACCAATGGATTTGTGATGGATCGGGAAAAAGAGTTTGGCTCCATTTATGAAAGTCTAGCTTCGTCTTTTCCAAAACTGAAAATTGTGATGGAACACATCACCACCAAAGAGAGCGTGGCGCTTTTAGACCGATATGAAAATCTTTATGCCACGATTACACTCCACCATCTTTTAATTACGTTGGATGATGTCGCAGGTGGCATGCTTCAGCCGCATCTTTTCTGTAAACCGATTGCGAAGCGTTATGAAGACAGAGACGCACTTTTACATGTAAGCCTTAAAGCCCATCCTAAAGTGATGTTTGGAAGTGATTCTGCTCCACATCCGATTCATAAGAAAGAGTGCTGTGGCTGTGCAGCGGGTGTTTTCACAGCACCCATCGCACTACAGGCGTTGGTTGAACTCTTTGACAAACATAACGCCTTAGCAAACCTACAAGCGTTTGTGAGTAACACTGCACAAACCATTTATGGCTATAAAGCCCCACATAAAGAGGTTGTTTTAGAAAAAACACCCTTTGTAGTAACACACAGTTATGGTGACGTTGTTCCTATGTTTGCAAACGAAACATTAGCTTGGAGTATCAAACATGTCCTATAAAATTCTCATCTTAGAAGATAACACACTACTGCTGCAAACACTCGAAGATTTTTTGAGCGGGCATGGGTACGAATGTACGTTGGTGAAAAGTGGCGAAGAAGCGCTGAAACAGTGTTATGAACATAAATTTGATCTCTATCTTTTAGATGTCAAAGTGCCAGATATGAACGGATTTGACTTCTTAAAAGAGCTTCGCGCTGCTGGGGATCGCACGCCTGCTATTTTTGTGACATCACTCAATGATCAAGAGAGCCTTGCGAAAGGTTTTATGTTGGGTGGGGATGACTACATCAAAAAACCGTTTGATTTGGAAGAGGTATTGCTGCGCATTAAAGCGTTGCTAGCGCGTGCAAAAGGGATTGTGGATGATTGGCTAAGCATCGATGAAGCGTATAAACTCAATCTTGCGCGCAAACGTCTTTTTTGCAATAAAGAGGAACTTGATATTAACCTCAAAGATTTTGAACTGCTTTATTTACTGGTTAAAGAGCGCGGAAACGTGGTCACTAAAGAGATGATTCATGAGCGCCTTTGGAGCAGTAGTGAAGAGATTAATGAGGGTTCTATTCGTGTCTATATCAATAATCTTAAAAAGATTTTTGGTAAAGAAGTCATCGTCAATATTCGAGGAATTGGGTATCGTTTTGAGAAGTAGTGGTCGTTATTTTTTAGTGAGGACTATTATAGGGCTGAGTCTAGGTTTGTTTGTTTCCATGACATTTACAGCGGTATTGTGTTTTTGGATTGATTCATGGGCTTGGATATTAGGTTTAAGCATTGTATTTGCCACGATTGTTGGTTATGTAACGGTAACATCGTGTCTCTCTACGCTTTTGAAAACCAACCGTTTTTTAGATATTTTACTCAAAGACACACTCCATGAGCTCAATATCCCTCTTTCTGTCATCAATGCCAATCTGCAGATGCTTCAAGCTGATGAACAAGATGAAAAGAGGCTCAAACGTTTAGGGCGTATTGATTTGGCGAGTAAAGATCTGTATGCGCTTTACAAAGAGGT from Sulfurospirillum multivorans DSM 12446 carries:
- a CDS encoding sensor histidine kinase, producing MNNNPLSDFMGSIDEMTIAKKTTLLFLIMVVGMLFIGSFAHLSINRIKDNFDILYTKRMLPTIRLENLKDIYTVNILDTIRDIEKGSISAHEGQVVIALAQELIKIELQEYKNSLGIDESDWLIKLARSWGLINTTSKSFFKTKEDDVLTFKIEQKIHTIDGILLKMFSYFETKQALKAIDTLQNELYPSVYSINIDLTGLINLNLDGAKEGYARTTKVYDNTFEWIVVATLGTIAFAALLAIVLLQNIRLLHARLAKMVDAKTKELQQLNRDLELKVQHEVEQSRQKDQIMFRQSRLASMGEMIGNIAHQWRQPLNAIVLIIQSFQMKRMAGLALSDEFIDKQVNEGLQLASLMSHTIDDFRNFFKPNHSEEKFSVKETVLYSLKLVQEYYAKSGIEIFLNCNHDVQICGYPNEFSQVIMNLFSNAKDALEERGVEEKLIEVVVTKEASNAVISVIDNGGGISDEVQDRMFEPYFTTKHKASGTGIGLYMSKQIIEKQMQGSMSSTNITYVFQNGKRYEKCAVMTILVPLEKKEE
- a CDS encoding ammonium transporter, giving the protein MDVSSIHYVIDTFFLLFAAVLILLMVPGFAMLEAGLVRSKNASAVLTGNVMLYAITSFVFLLWGYNLMFGGSGFFLNGVAVEGYSAYAYFLFQMAFVSKTVSIMSGGVSERIRIVPFMIFAVLMSGFIYPMVGNAIWGGGFLKEVHDLAGCTVIHSVGGWALLAGILVLGARRGRYGKEGQVRAIPASNIPLVTLGAMLLWIGWFGFNGGSAFTISSVEKADLVGLIIVNTNTAGLAGAISAAFIIYFQYKKLDITMILNGALGGLVAITASADVVGLWEPIIIGAIGGTLVVFAVPLFDKLKIDDPVGALSVHLVNGIWGTLAVALFADFSLLTQLKGIALTGLFTFPISYIAFVLIKKMIGLRSDEEHEYVGLDLEECGLEAYPEFAKSKV
- the pyrC gene encoding dihydroorotase → MTHTLISPLDMHLHLRDEAMLKVVAPLSAHSFVGGIIMPNVVPPITTIEAVIAYKERIMSAIGNNVFEPLMTLFFRSDYTREFLEKAALHVKALKLYPSGITTNSEGGVASMDIEVLRPVLDAMSDLGLILCVHGETNGFVMDREKEFGSIYESLASSFPKLKIVMEHITTKESVALLDRYENLYATITLHHLLITLDDVAGGMLQPHLFCKPIAKRYEDRDALLHVSLKAHPKVMFGSDSAPHPIHKKECCGCAAGVFTAPIALQALVELFDKHNALANLQAFVSNTAQTIYGYKAPHKEVVLEKTPFVVTHSYGDVVPMFANETLAWSIKHVL
- a CDS encoding ABC transporter substrate-binding protein yields the protein MLTLLLPYYFSNTKFEGNVIRLGMSGPFSGGLNSVGNQFLLGAEIYLQNLNDQGGIYGRKIEIVAKDDRYEPKIAIENVHELIEKEKVFALFGIIGTPVIEEVFPIAIEKRIPFVGAYSGAEFLRNPPNPIVLNARAGDLDEIEKLVQHYADDLKYKRFALFYQNDSFGRAGLKGVKTALSKRNLVLVGEGSYKRNTLSVGNALYEIELCNPEVILMIGSTNPTAEFIKRARKSTKIRQEVQFGLFSFVEPKPLIDLLHGQGKGITFAQVVPSPWTSEVDEVENYRLLMRTYYPKEALGHVSLEGYFAARMITEVFKSLGRDFTKEEFIKALGNFSKTLDETAVSKNRDERCKCLHRVHLSEYVDDDFYSVGKSDEQ
- a CDS encoding peptidylprolyl isomerase translates to MKKVIFVLFLGLWSALLAKEVVFETTQGTIIFALKPDVAPKACENFEGLVKKGYYDGISFHRIIKNFMIQGGDPTGTGRGGESLNGAPFEDEFKPNVTFTKAGILAMANAGRNTNGSQFFITTVPTPHLNGRHTIFGEVVEGMDVVRKLENVATDGRDKPMQPQKILKAYLK
- a CDS encoding aldo/keto reductase — protein: MEFRYIGKSGLRVTPICMGTMSFGSWSDKAESFKILDTAYDRGINFFDTAELYPVPPRGDYAGETEKIISEWLATKPRESIILATKMAGAANGWFVPPIRHGLTAIDRFHIQRAIEGSLKRLKTDYIDLYQVHWPDELVPKEESMRALDELVKSGKVRYLGTSNDTAYGLTKSNTIAQYEKLAHFESIQNNFSLLNPRFLDELSNVCRKENVSLLPYSPMAGGVLSGKYNQAFIDPKSRFGEYLQAKEPRQKAMYKRFVNEKSLGATAKYLDIAKKYGMSPVTLAIAWSMHFDFVASTIIGARYATQLEESFKALELKLSPEILNECEKVQKEILYPMG
- a CDS encoding P-II family nitrogen regulator, whose product is MKKIEAIIKPFKLEEVKDALAGVEITGMTVHEVKGYGRQQGHSELYRGAEYVVDFLPKIRLDIVVADENVNKVIATITEAAKTGKIGDGKIFVSNIERVIRIRTGEENEDAI
- a CDS encoding class I SAM-dependent methyltransferase → MNCKICDFDTKVFDDPDLHKQFYICPNCQCIMLDPRYQLSLEKENSLYDNHHNSLENAGYVKMFEDFLDFFWNDLTCKEKGLDFGSGPTPVLAELLRQRGVNVDHYDKFYQPIKCFENQSYDFITSTEVFEHLEDPVATLSLLNQHLKPEGMIALMTLFHTNDEASFLTWWYRRDPTHITFYTPHTLDVLAKKCGLDVVKTDGKRIAILRKR
- a CDS encoding response regulator, which codes for MDFNGLKDCVVLYVEDEKSVQMQTQMILKDFVKEVYLASNGEEGLKIALEKEVDIIVTDILMPGMNGIEMLKKLKKEYNRDIPVIITTAFTETEYLIEAIMLKVDGFIMKPINVKDLISNIYTTMLPKLHSKEIQGCSFIIEGLAALIGGKKIEILKYIINHLDENKIFNGSYQDIIDNIGVSKPTVVHMFQQLIKVGILEKVKNKMYRFRNTKLIGDQ
- a CDS encoding response regulator transcription factor, with amino-acid sequence MSYKILILEDNTLLLQTLEDFLSGHGYECTLVKSGEEALKQCYEHKFDLYLLDVKVPDMNGFDFLKELRAAGDRTPAIFVTSLNDQESLAKGFMLGGDDYIKKPFDLEEVLLRIKALLARAKGIVDDWLSIDEAYKLNLARKRLFCNKEELDINLKDFELLYLLVKERGNVVTKEMIHERLWSSSEEINEGSIRVYINNLKKIFGKEVIVNIRGIGYRFEK
- a CDS encoding BRO-N domain-containing protein — its product is MNNIKLFEDKKIRSHYDEEHEKWFFSVVDVVGVLTQSVDGRKYWNKLKQRLKKEGNETVTNCHQLKLKAEDGKQRLTDVADAEQLLRLIQSIPSPKAEPFKLWLAKVGYERIQDMSDPSLSVDRARGFWKSAGRSEKWIQQRMMGQETRNKLTDYWQENGVEKPNEFALLTNIIHQEWSGLSVQKHKAIKGLKTQNLRDHMSEAELIFTALAELSTRQIAEVEEAKGLDDNAKAGKKGGGIAKKARLELEHTTGKSVVSGKNFLPPKKKNNIKKV